A region of Athene noctua chromosome 10, bAthNoc1.hap1.1, whole genome shotgun sequence DNA encodes the following proteins:
- the NPRL2 gene encoding GATOR1 complex protein NPRL2, with protein sequence MGGRIECVFFSEFHPTLGPKITYQVPEDFISRELFDTIQVYVITKPELQNKLITVTAMEKKLIGCPVCIEHKKYSRNALLFNLGFVCDARAKACALEPIVKKLAGYLTTLELESGFISNEESKQKLVPIMTILLEELNARGKCTLPIDESNTIHLKVIEQRPDPPIVQEYDVPVFTQDKDDFFNSQWDLTTQQILPYIDGFRHVQKISAEADVELNLVRIAVQNLLYYGVVTLVSILQYSNVYCTTPKVQDLVDDKCLQEECLSYVTKQGHKRASLRDVFQLYCGLSPGTTVRDLISRYTLQLQRVDERRLIQFGLMKGLIRRLQKYPVKVARDERSHPARLYTGCHSYDEICCKTGMSYKELDERLENDPNIIVCWK encoded by the exons ATGGGCGGCAGGATCGAGTGCGTCTTCTTCAGCGAGTTCCACCCCACACTGGGGCCGAAGATCACCTACCAG GTCCCGGAGGACTTCATCTCTCGGGAGCTCTTTGACACCATCCAGGTGTATGTCATCACGAAGCCCGAGTTGCAGAACAAGCTGATCACCGT GACAGCCATGGAGAAGAAGCTGATCGGCTGCCCGGTTTGTATTGAGCACAAGAAGTACAGCCGAAATGCTCTGCTCTTCAACCTGGGCTTCGTGTGTGATGCCAGAGCCAAGGCCTGTGCCCTGGAGCCCATTGTGAAGAAGCTGGCTGGCTACCTCACCACCCTTGAG CTGGAAAGCGGCTTCATCTCCAATGAGGAGAGTAAACAGAAGCTGGTTCCCATCATGACCATCCTGCTAGAGGAGCTGAATGCCAGGGGAAAGTGCACCCTGCCCATAG aTGAGTCGAACACCATCCACCTGAAGGTGATAGAGCAGCGCCCAGACCCTCCCATTGTGCAAGAGTATGATGTCCCTGTCTTCACCCAAGACAAGGATGACTTCTTCAACTCCCAGTGGGATCTCACCAcacagcag ATCCTGCCCTACATCGACGGCTTTCGGCACGTCCAGAAGATTTCTGCAGAAGCTGATGTGGAGCTGAACTTGGTGCGCATTGCTGTGCAAAACCTGCT GTACTACGGGGTCGTCACTCTTGTCTCCATACTCCAG TACTCCAATGTCTACTGCACCACGCCGAAGGTCCAGGACCTGGTGGATGACAAGTGTCTCCAGGAAGAGTGTCTGTCCTATGTCACCAAACAAG GGCACAAGCGAGCCAGCCTCAGGGATGTCTTCCAGCTGTATTGTGGGCTGAGCCCTGGCACAACGGTGCGAGACCTCATCTCCCGctacaccctgcagctccagaggGTGGACGAGAG GAGGCTTATCCAGTTTGGTCTGATGAAGGGCCTTATCCGGCGGCTCCAGAAATACCCCGTCAAGGTCGCCCGGGATGAACGAAGCCACCCAGCCCGGCTGTACACAGGCTGCCACAGCTACGATGAGATCTGCTGCAAGACCG GTATGAGTTACAAGGAGCTGGATGAACGCCTGGAGAACGACCCCAACATCATCGTGTGCTGGAAGTGA
- the CYB561D2 gene encoding transmembrane reductase CYB561D2: MALTAETESRLYRSLRAAAGAAAHLVALGFPTAVAVLARPGSSLFSWHPLLMALAFSFLMTEALLIFSPETSLLRSFSRKVKVRAHWALQLLALLCALLGLGIITYNKHLNGKAHFVTWHGLTGLLTVLYASGQCAGGVLLLYPKLMKNWTLAKLKLYHATSGLVGYLLGCASLMLGMCSLWFTASVTSVSWYLAMLCPLLTSLVIMNQVSNAYLYRKRSQH, encoded by the exons atggccCTGACGGCCGAGACCGAGTCCCGGCTGTACCGCTCCCTgcgcgccgccgccggcgccgccgctcACCTCGTGGCGCTGGGCTTCCCCACCGCCGTGGCCGTGCTGGCGCGGCCCGGATCCA GCCTCTTCTCCTGGCACCCGCTGCTCATGGCCCTCGCG TTCTCGTTCCTGATGACGGAAGCCCTGCTGATATTCTCCCCGGAGACCTCGCTGCTCCGCTCCTTCTCCCGCAAAGTCAAAGTGCGGGCACACTGGGCCCTCCAGCTGCTCGCCCTCCTCTGCGCCCTCCTGGGGCTGGGCATCATCACCTACAACAAGCACCTGAACGGCAAGGCCCACTTCGTGACCTGGCACGGCCTGACGGGGCTGCTGACCGTGCTGTATGCCAGTGGGCAGTGTGCTGGGGGGGTGCTCCTGCTCTATCCCAAGCTGATGAAGAACTGGACGCTGGCCAAGCTCAAGCTGTACCATGCAACCTCGGGGCTGGTGGGCTACCTGCTGGGCTGTGCCAGCCTGATGCTGGGCATGTGCTCCCTGTGGTTCACTGCCTCGGTGACCAGTGTCTCCTGGTACCTCGCTATGCTGTGTCCCCTTCTCACCAGCCTGGTTATCATGAACCAGGTGAGCAATGCTTACCTGTACCGCAAGCGGAGCCAGCACTGA
- the TMEM115 gene encoding transmembrane protein 115: MRRYLPVARQHFLAALAGTSVVVKSLSAAVFLLYLLSFGLDTAYGLGVTPGYLLPPNFWVWTLLTHGLVEERAWGLAASLATLGAAGRLLEPLWGALELLVFFTVVNVSVGLLGAFAYFLTYVASFHLAYLFAVRIHGGLGFLGGVLVALKQTMGDSTVLKVPQIRMKAVPMLLLLLLSLLRLAALVESNVLASYGFGLLSSWVYLRFYQRHSRGRGDMSDHFAFATFFPEILQPVVGLVANLVHSILVKVKVCRKTVKRYDVGAPSSITISLPGTDPQDAERRRQLALKALNERLKRVEDQSAWPSMEDDEEEVAAAKTDSPLLPDPSAAGKGAGQESNLITFQDAPSQL; the protein is encoded by the exons ATGCGGCGGTACCTGCCGGTGGCCCGGCAGCACTTCTTGGCGGCGCTGGCCGGCACCAGCGTGGTGGTGAAGTCGCTGAGCGCCGCCGTCTTCCTCCTCTACCTGCTCTCCTTCGGCCTGGACACGGCCTATGGCCTGGGGGTGACCCCCGGCTACCTGCTGCCCCCCAACTTCTGGGTCTGGACGCTGCTGACGCACGGGCTGGTGGAGGAGCGGGCCTGGGGCCTGGCGGCCAGCCTGGCCACGCTGGGGGCGGCCGGCCGGCTGCTGGAGCCCCTCTGGGGCGCCCTGGAGCTGCTGGTCTTCTTCACGGTGGTGAACGTCTCGGTGGGGCTCCTGGGGGCCTTCGCCTACTTCCTCACCTACGTGGCCTCCTTCCACCTCGCCTACTTGTTCGCCGTCCGCATCCacggcgggctgggcttcctcgGGGGAGTCTTGGTGGCCCTCAAGCAGACGATGGGGGACAGCACTGTCCTGAAGGTGCCCCAAATCAGAATGAAGGCTGTCCCCAtgctcctgctccttctcctgtCTCTGCTGCGGCTTGCTGCCCTCGTCGAGAGCAATGTACTGGCCTCCTATGGCTTTGGCCTCCTCTCCAGCTGGGTCTATCTCCGTTTCTACCAGCGACATAGTAGAGGCCGCGGAGACATGTCTGACCATTTCGCCTTTGCCACTTTCTTCCCCGAGATCCTGCAGCCCGTGGTGGGCCTGGTGGCCAACCTGGTGCACAGCATCCTGGTGAAGGTGAAGGTCTGCCGCAAGACAGTCAAACGCTATGATGTGGGTGCCCCATCATCCATCACCATCAGTCTGCCGGGAACAGACCCCCAAGATGCCGAAAGGAGAAG GCAGCTGGCCCTGAAGGCCCTAAACGAGCGGCTGAAGCGAGTGGAGGACCAGTCGGCCTGGCCTAGCATGGAGGATGACgaggaggaggtggcagcagcGAAGACCGACAGCCCGCTGCTGCCTGACCCCAGTGCAGCCGGGAAGGGTGCTGGTCAGGAGTCCAACCTCATCACCTTCCAGGATGCCCCGTCCCAGCTGTGA